Proteins encoded in a region of the Pseudomonas viciae genome:
- the rpmH gene encoding 50S ribosomal protein L34, with the protein MKRTFQPSTIKRARTHGFRARMATKNGRAVLSRRRAKGRARLAV; encoded by the coding sequence ATGAAACGTACTTTCCAACCAAGCACTATCAAACGCGCTCGTACCCACGGTTTCCGTGCTCGCATGGCTACCAAGAACGGTCGTGCCGTCCTGTCGCGTCGTCGCGCCAAAGGTCGTGCGCGTCTGGCAGTTTGA